One Bacillota bacterium LX-D genomic region harbors:
- the mltG gene encoding endolytic transglycosylase MltG translates to MFYVFSIMLFIFIIFNSLGPAAKYHKEILVHIPKGSSTLEIAILLEKKQVIKSNIAFVAYYKIFGKDKKLKAGYYMLDSRSSTPQIIDKLNSGDISVINVTIPEGYNVKQISDVFSAKGIINKSKFLTLAKNGDFKYPFLPTKNNKNSYRLEGFLFPDTYQIKVGSTEKEIIEMMLDRFAEVFTKKDQEKAARMNLSSVKIITLASIIEKEAKLAVDRPVISSVFHNRLNKGMRLESCATIQYLLGKPKTKLSYDDLKIVSPYNTYLHKGLPPGPIASPGKAAIRAALYPARTDYLYFLAKSNGAHVFSKTLEEHVLAKEKYIK, encoded by the coding sequence ATGTTTTATGTTTTTTCTATAATGTTGTTTATTTTTATAATTTTTAATTCTTTAGGCCCCGCAGCAAAATATCATAAGGAAATATTGGTACATATTCCAAAAGGTAGTTCTACATTAGAAATTGCTATCCTTTTAGAAAAAAAACAAGTGATTAAAAGTAATATTGCCTTTGTTGCTTATTATAAAATTTTTGGCAAAGACAAAAAGCTTAAAGCTGGTTATTATATGTTAGATAGCCGAAGTTCGACTCCTCAAATTATTGATAAACTTAATAGTGGAGATATTAGCGTAATCAACGTTACAATTCCAGAGGGATATAATGTTAAACAAATTTCAGATGTTTTTTCTGCCAAGGGAATTATTAACAAAAGTAAATTTCTAACTTTAGCTAAAAATGGAGATTTCAAATACCCGTTTTTGCCTACAAAGAATAATAAAAATTCTTATCGTTTGGAAGGTTTTTTATTTCCCGATACATATCAGATTAAAGTAGGTAGTACGGAAAAAGAGATAATTGAAATGATGCTAGACAGATTTGCTGAGGTATTTACTAAAAAAGATCAAGAAAAAGCTGCAAGAATGAATTTGTCAAGTGTAAAAATAATAACTTTAGCATCTATAATTGAAAAGGAAGCTAAGCTTGCAGTTGACCGGCCTGTTATTTCAAGTGTTTTTCATAATAGATTAAATAAAGGAATGCGCTTAGAATCTTGTGCTACGATTCAGTACTTATTAGGAAAGCCCAAAACTAAACTTTCTTATGATGACCTAAAAATAGTTTCTCCTTATAACACTTATTTACATAAAGGTTTGCCTCCAGGCCCAATTGCTTCACCTGGCAAGGCAGCTATTAGAGCTGCTTTATACCCAGCAAGAACAGATTATTTATATTTTTTGGCTAAAAGTAATGGTGCACATGTATTTAGTAAAACATTAGAAGAGCATGTACTTGCGAAGGAAAAGTATATAAAATAG
- a CDS encoding U32 family peptidase: MTKKVELLAPAGNLEKLKIALLYGADAVYLGGQQFGLRASAGNFSLDELEKGIKIAHNLNKKVYVTINIYAHNDDLTQLSGYLTELQHLSIDGLLISDPGVFLLAKEFAPQFKIHISTQANTTNWVSCKFWQDLGAERIVLARELSLAEISEIHARVPITLEAFVHGAMCMAYSGRCMLSSFLAERSANRGECTHPCRWKYHLVEEKRPGEYMSIEEDEHGSYILNSKDLCMIEHLPLLIKAGVSSLKIEGRMKSIHYVATVVKAYRQAIDAYYKGFPFDMSWLEELEKVSEREYTTGFYFSKPGKEDHNYISTKTSKNYEFVGMVLNCENDKDLVLVEQRNKFSLGDDIEVFGPNTSPKSFVVTEMYDEDGNAIATAPHPKQKLYIKIKFPIEKFSLLRRKK, from the coding sequence TTGACTAAAAAAGTAGAATTATTAGCCCCGGCAGGAAATCTTGAAAAGTTAAAAATAGCATTGTTGTATGGAGCTGATGCTGTTTATTTAGGTGGACAGCAATTTGGGTTACGCGCGTCAGCCGGCAATTTCAGTCTAGATGAGTTGGAGAAGGGTATAAAAATAGCTCATAATTTAAACAAAAAAGTTTATGTGACAATAAATATTTATGCACATAACGATGATTTAACTCAATTATCTGGATATTTGACTGAATTGCAACACCTTAGCATAGATGGCTTACTTATCTCCGATCCTGGTGTTTTTTTACTGGCTAAGGAGTTTGCTCCTCAATTTAAGATACATATTAGCACACAGGCCAATACAACTAATTGGGTCAGCTGCAAGTTTTGGCAAGATTTAGGTGCTGAACGTATTGTTTTAGCTAGGGAATTAAGTCTAGCTGAAATTAGTGAAATACATGCTCGGGTACCAATAACATTAGAAGCTTTTGTTCATGGGGCCATGTGTATGGCCTATTCTGGTAGATGTATGTTAAGCAGCTTTTTAGCAGAGCGTAGTGCAAATAGAGGCGAGTGTACTCATCCTTGTCGTTGGAAATATCATTTAGTTGAGGAAAAAAGGCCAGGCGAATATATGTCTATTGAAGAGGATGAACATGGCTCATATATTTTAAATTCAAAGGATTTATGTATGATTGAACACTTGCCTCTTTTAATTAAGGCTGGCGTTAGCAGCTTAAAAATTGAAGGCAGAATGAAAAGTATTCATTATGTTGCAACTGTAGTTAAAGCCTATAGACAAGCTATTGATGCCTATTATAAGGGATTTCCTTTTGACATGTCTTGGCTTGAAGAATTAGAAAAGGTTAGTGAGCGCGAGTATACAACTGGTTTTTATTTTAGTAAACCTGGAAAGGAAGATCATAATTATATTAGCACCAAAACAAGTAAGAATTACGAATTTGTTGGTATGGTTTTAAATTGCGAAAATGATAAAGATTTAGTATTAGTTGAACAGCGTAATAAATTTTCTTTAGGAGATGATATAGAAGTTTTTGGGCCAAATACTAGTCCTAAAAGCTTTGTAGTAACTGAAATGTACGATGAAGATGGTAATGCAATTGCGACAGCACCTCATCCCAAACAAAAGTTATATATAAAAATAAAATTTCCAATAGAAAAATTTTCTCTACTTAGAAGGAAAAAATAA
- a CDS encoding penicillin-binding transpeptidase domain-containing protein, translating into MNKSIFNRYKCIFVIFILLFGILLEQLVRLQILDGKKLTVMADKMRMQIVVGTEYPRGDILDYKKRSLLDSQKKKTLIVFPAVVKKNDSLIRELSSILHISYGNIVNQIGLMQKNYGNRPFVLKSNLNIEEELKINNLKAKGIYIVPIEGRYGSHSLAVHLIGHVGQIDNNSWQKLKKHYASEDELNSYKKNTIIGVKGLEAIYDRYLRETEPDHYIAAAVDAKGNVLDGLGFRKIANVTTNKQKNNLVLTLDKDIQRIVEDVLDHQVKKGAVVILRISTGEVVAMASRPSFKQDAVFQYIQNDKVSAEFTNRSLEHYYPGSVFKIVIAAASLEEGLVKPNDFFNCVEKFVFANGETIPCWKKGGHGKISFSEAFAQSCNSTFIQLALRLGSDKIQDYANRFGLTEDYLIGYKNEQFQSINIPKNNDVAIGNASLGQQGIMLTPLQIAGIISTIANNGVMHKPRVANSIENNDHKIIKQWFTPKGQRVISKKTALLMQSLLKDTALTGTGKKAWISGWGSAGKTGSAQTGNYAANGKEILNTWFAGYAPLEKPEYAVTVLVENGTAGGVDAAPIFKKIMEQILALKYASPK; encoded by the coding sequence ATGAATAAATCAATATTTAATAGATATAAGTGTATTTTTGTAATTTTTATTTTGCTTTTTGGAATATTACTTGAACAGCTTGTCAGGCTACAAATTTTAGATGGCAAAAAGCTAACTGTAATGGCAGATAAAATGCGCATGCAAATTGTAGTTGGAACTGAATATCCGAGAGGGGATATTCTAGACTATAAAAAAAGGTCCTTACTTGATAGCCAAAAGAAAAAAACACTAATTGTTTTTCCGGCAGTTGTTAAAAAAAATGATTCTCTTATACGAGAATTGAGCTCTATTTTACATATATCTTATGGAAATATAGTTAACCAAATAGGGTTAATGCAAAAAAATTATGGCAACAGACCTTTTGTATTAAAGTCTAATTTGAATATAGAGGAAGAGTTAAAAATAAATAATTTAAAAGCCAAGGGTATTTATATAGTTCCAATTGAAGGCAGATATGGTTCTCATAGTTTAGCGGTTCATTTAATAGGTCATGTTGGTCAAATTGATAACAATAGCTGGCAAAAATTAAAAAAACATTATGCTTCCGAAGATGAACTAAATAGCTATAAAAAGAATACGATCATTGGTGTTAAAGGTTTAGAAGCTATTTATGACAGGTATCTTAGAGAAACCGAACCTGATCATTATATAGCAGCCGCTGTAGATGCCAAGGGTAACGTACTAGACGGCTTAGGTTTTAGAAAGATTGCTAATGTTACGACCAATAAACAAAAAAATAATTTAGTACTGACTTTGGATAAGGATATACAAAGGATAGTTGAAGATGTTTTAGATCATCAGGTTAAAAAAGGTGCAGTAGTTATCTTACGGATTTCCACTGGTGAAGTAGTGGCCATGGCTAGCAGGCCATCTTTCAAACAAGATGCAGTTTTTCAATATATACAAAATGATAAAGTATCAGCTGAGTTTACCAATAGATCATTGGAACATTATTATCCTGGTTCAGTTTTTAAAATAGTAATAGCTGCAGCATCTTTGGAAGAAGGTTTGGTTAAACCAAATGATTTTTTTAATTGTGTAGAAAAATTTGTTTTTGCAAATGGGGAGACAATACCATGTTGGAAAAAAGGCGGCCACGGAAAAATAAGTTTTAGCGAGGCCTTTGCCCAATCATGCAATTCAACTTTTATTCAATTGGCTCTACGACTTGGCAGTGACAAAATACAAGATTATGCAAATCGCTTTGGTTTAACAGAAGATTATTTAATTGGCTATAAAAATGAACAATTTCAATCAATTAATATACCTAAAAACAATGATGTTGCCATTGGTAATGCATCTTTAGGGCAGCAAGGAATTATGCTCACACCTTTGCAAATAGCCGGGATTATAAGCACAATTGCTAATAATGGCGTTATGCATAAACCAAGAGTTGCAAATAGTATTGAGAACAATGATCATAAAATAATAAAACAATGGTTTACCCCTAAAGGTCAACGTGTGATTTCAAAAAAAACAGCGTTGCTTATGCAATCCTTGTTGAAAGATACAGCTTTAACAGGAACGGGTAAAAAGGCTTGGATTAGTGGTTGGGGTTCAGCGGGAAAAACTGGTTCGGCTCAAACAGGTAATTATGCCGCAAATGGCAAGGAAATATTAAACACATGGTTCGCAGGATATGCACCTTTAGAAAAGCCTGAATATGCCGTTACGGTTTTGGTTGAAAACGGTACTGCTGGAGGTGTTGATGCAGCACCAATATTTAAAAAAATAATGGAGCAGATTTTAGCTTTAAAATATGCTTCCCCAAAATAG
- the pdxS gene encoding pyridoxal 5'-phosphate synthase lyase subunit PdxS — translation MNERYELNKNLAQMLKGGVIMDVTNAKEAEIAQTAGAVAVMALERVPSDIRKQGGVARMSDPKIIKEIKNTVTIPVMAKARIGHFVEAQILEALGIDYIDESEVLTPADEMFHIDKQLFKIPFVCGARNLGEALRRIGEGAAMIRTKGEAGTGNVVEAVRHMRTIMADIRRLKGLPKEELMMVAKEMGAPYELILKVAEEGKLPVVNFAAGGIATPADAALMMQLGSEGVFVGSGIFKSSNPEKTAKAIVKATTYYNKPEIIAEVSEDLGEAMKGIEISQIAPENVLATRGW, via the coding sequence ATGAATGAAAGATATGAATTGAACAAAAACCTTGCTCAGATGTTAAAAGGCGGAGTAATAATGGACGTAACCAATGCGAAGGAGGCTGAAATTGCACAGACGGCTGGAGCTGTAGCGGTAATGGCTCTGGAAAGAGTACCTTCAGATATTAGGAAGCAAGGCGGAGTTGCAAGGATGTCCGATCCGAAAATAATAAAAGAAATTAAAAATACAGTAACCATTCCTGTAATGGCAAAGGCAAGGATCGGACACTTTGTAGAAGCTCAAATCCTTGAAGCACTTGGTATTGATTATATCGATGAAAGTGAAGTTCTTACTCCGGCTGATGAGATGTTCCATATAGACAAGCAACTGTTTAAAATTCCCTTTGTTTGTGGGGCAAGAAACCTTGGGGAAGCACTTAGGAGGATAGGTGAAGGTGCAGCTATGATCAGGACAAAAGGGGAAGCCGGGACAGGTAATGTTGTGGAAGCTGTAAGACATATGAGGACAATAATGGCTGATATAAGAAGACTTAAGGGACTACCGAAAGAGGAGCTTATGATGGTAGCTAAGGAGATGGGAGCGCCATATGAACTTATTTTAAAGGTCGCAGAAGAAGGAAAGCTACCCGTGGTTAATTTTGCGGCCGGAGGCATAGCCACACCAGCCGATGCAGCCCTTATGATGCAGCTTGGAAGCGAAGGGGTGTTTGTAGGTTCTGGTATATTTAAATCATCGAATCCAGAAAAAACCGCTAAAGCAATTGTTAAGGCTACTACTTATTACAATAAGCCTGAAATTATTGCCGAGGTATCTGAAGACTTGGGGGAAGCAATGAAAGGAATAGAGATATCTCAAATTGCACCTGAAAATGTTCTTGCAACCCGGGGGTGGTAA
- the pdxT gene encoding pyridoxal 5'-phosphate synthase glutaminase subunit PdxT has translation MVRIGVLALQGSVAEHMKMLSRIEGLTPCEIRRPEEIETTSGIILPGGESTTIGKLLKEFNLSNIIIEKARNGTPVWGTCAGMILLAKEIVGENYVHLGLMDISVRRNAYGSQLDSFFTKCKIPDVSDIEIPLVFIRAPWVEWLSKNVKVLAHINGKAIAVRQDNILATSFHPELTDDLSFHRYFAKMVLSRMEKDSRS, from the coding sequence ATGGTTCGCATAGGAGTGCTCGCTTTACAGGGATCTGTAGCAGAGCATATGAAAATGTTATCCAGGATTGAAGGTTTAACTCCATGCGAGATTAGAAGACCTGAAGAGATTGAGACTACCTCCGGAATTATATTACCGGGCGGTGAAAGCACTACAATTGGAAAGCTGCTAAAGGAGTTTAATCTTTCAAATATAATAATTGAAAAAGCAAGGAATGGAACGCCAGTTTGGGGAACGTGTGCAGGTATGATTCTCCTTGCGAAGGAAATTGTTGGAGAAAATTATGTACATCTTGGTCTCATGGATATTTCCGTAAGGAGAAACGCCTATGGAAGCCAATTAGACAGCTTCTTTACAAAGTGTAAAATTCCTGATGTATCAGACATTGAGATTCCACTTGTGTTTATAAGGGCACCATGGGTTGAATGGTTATCTAAAAATGTAAAAGTGCTTGCCCATATTAACGGAAAAGCGATCGCTGTACGACAGGATAATATACTAGCAACTTCCTTTCACCCTGAATTGACTGATGACTTATCTTTTCATAGATACTTTGCTAAAATGGTTTT